ATTTACGCAACCACGATCGTCGGCAAGCCTCCACAGGAGGATGCCTATATGGGCAAGGCGGTCGAGCGAGTTTTTTTGCCGCTAATGAAGCTGACGATTCCAGAGTTGGTCGACGTCAATCTGCCAGTCGAAGGCATATTTCACAACCTGATGATCGTCTCCATCAAAAAGTCTTATCCCGGGCAGGCGCGCAAAGTGATGAACGCTATCTGGTCGCTGGGCCAGGCGATGTTTACCAAGTGCATCATCGTGGTCGACGAAGATGTCGATGTGCAGGATATTGCGGATGTCACACTGAAAGTGCTAAATCACATCGACCCGGAGCGCGATATTCAATTCACTCTCGGCCCGATCGATTCTCTCGACCACGCCTCTCGCTTGCCGAACTTCGGCTCGAAGATGGGCGTCGACGCAACCCGCAAGTGGGCCAGCGAAGGCTTTACCCGGCCCTGGCCCGACGAGATTGTCATGGATGCAAAAACGAAGGCTGTGGTCGACAGCAAATGGAAAGCACTGGCCAAAGAATTAGGGATTGAATGACTCGTGGAGGAGCGGGCACCTCGCCCGTCCCCCGAGCGAAGCGAACTCAAGCCTGTTTCCCCTGCTCATCTTTCTTGGTTTCGTATCCCCGGCACTGTAGCACCGGCAATCGCGGATATTTAGGAAAGCTCGCGTCTGTCGCAGAGCGCTCACATAGATAGAACGTCGATCCCCGATCGGACTCGATCAAGCGCATGAAGCGACAGTCCGAACAAAGGCCGACGCGCGCGCGCGCGATTTCTGGTTTCTGCTCGCTCACGTTGACAGAATAACGCCAATACTTGCGCTTTGAGCAGACTCGATCTGGCAGCGGCGGCGGTCGCTTCGCGATCCGACGCCTGGGATCGGGGCAAGGGTTAGCCTGCGGGGCGTTCCGGTATACTATTTTGGTATGCCGGTTCTGAAGAACATCGCGGCGATTGCCAAGGGCATGAGCATCACCTTCATGGAGATGTTCCAGCCGACGACGGTGGAGAATTATCCCGATGGGAAGGGACCGCTGCGCGGAGCGCGCATCGAGGCGCGTTTTCGCGGCGCCCACGTTCTACAGCGCGATGAAAATGGACTGGAAAAATGCGTCGCCTGCTTCCTGTGTGCCGCCGCCTGTCCGTCGAATTGCATTTACATCGAGGCCGCCGAGAACACGGCGGAGAATCGCGTGAGCGGCGCCGAACGCTACGCCAAGGTCTACAACATCGATTACAACCGCTGCATTTTTTGCGGCTATTGCGTGGAAGCGTGCCCGACTGACGCGATAACCCACGGGCATGGATTCGAGCTGGCTACTTTCAACGCCAGTAACCTGGTCTATCGTAAGGAGCAAATGCTGGCCCCCCGGCCAGCGCACATGGGAGCCAACATCGTATTCAATCAGGCCGACGTGGACGGCGGGGCTCCGAAAGAGATGGTGCACGGGAGCTAAACTTCGAAGCGACCTTCGAATTCAATCCACGCCGGTCTATAAGACCGGCGTTCGTGTATGAGCGCGGTCGTTCGTCGTTGGTCGTCGTTGGTTCGATCATATCGACGAACCAGCGGGACGAGCGGCCAATGACTAACGAGCAACGACTAACGACGATTCTGAAATGACCGACTTTCTACAAATCGTGAAGGACCGCGTGGTCGTCTACGACGGCGCGATGGGGACCAACATCCAGAAGCGCAACCCTACCCTGGACGATTATTGGGGCAAGGAAAATTGCAGCGAAGTGCTGGTGCTGAGCCGTCCCGACATTATTCGCGACATTCACGCCGATTTTTTCCTCGTCGGGTGCGACATCGTCGAGACCAATACCTTCGGCGGAAGCGGAATCGTCTTGGGGGAGTTCGAACTGCGCGACCGGGTGCACGAGATCAATGTGAAAGCTGCGCAACTCGCCAAAGAAGTAGCGCAGCAATTCTCGACGAAAGACCGTCCGCGATTCGTTGCCGGATCGATGGGGCCGACGACGAAACTGCCGTCGCTGGGACACATCGGCTTCGACGCCATGGTGGCGTCGTACGAAGAACAAGCTGCTGCTTTGATCGAAGGCGGGGTCGACCTGCTGTTGATAGAGACGGCGCAGGATTTGCTGCAAGCGAAAATCGCCACGATCGGCGTGTTGGAGGCGATGCGGAAATCGGGCAAGCGTCTGCCCGTACAGGTGCAGGTCACGCTGCAGGAATCCGGCACGATGCTGCTGGGCACCGAAATCGGCGCTGCCCTTACCGCCTTAGAACCGTTCGACGTGGACGCGATCGGCCTGAACTGTGCGACCGGACCAAAGGAGATGAATGATGCGGTCCGCTATCTGGCGCTGAATTCGACGAAAGAAGTATCGGTTCTGCCGAATGCCGGGCTCCCGCAAAACGTCGGCGGACACGCCGTCTACAAACTTTCGCCCGGGGATCTTGCGGAGTATCACAAGCATTTCGTGAAAGATTACGGCGTGCGCATTGTCGGCGGATGCTGCGGCACGACGCCCGAGCATCTGAAAGCCGTGGTGGACGCGGTTTCTGGCGTGGAGCCTGCGAAGCGCGAAGTCAGGCGCGCCGGCGCAGCATCCAGCGCCTACACGACCGTTCCTCTCGACCTCGAACCCAAACCCCTCGTCGTCGCCGAGGAGATGAATACCACCACTCGCGTCGAACACTTTCGCAAACTGGTACAAGGCAAAAAATATGACGACATTCTAGGGTTGGCTAAGAAATTGGTGAACGAAGGCTCGCACATGCTCGATCTGTGCTGCGCGATCGTGGGCGAGGACGAGAAGGGCTACATCACTTCGATTCTGGAAAAGATTGCCACGCGTGTGCCGGCGCCGATTCTGGTCGACTCGACGGAAGCGGACGTGGTCGAAGAAGCGCTGAAGCGCATCCCGGGACGCGCCATTATCAACTCGATCAATCTGGAAGATGGCGAGAAGCGTACGTCGAAAGTCTTGCCGATGGCCAAGCGCTACGGCGCGGCGGTGATTGCACTGACCATCGACGAAGACGGCATGGCACTGACTGCCGACAAGAAAGTCGCCATCGCGCATCGCATCTATGATCTCGCGACTAAAAAGTATGGTCTCGACGGCACCGATCTGATTTTCGACGCGCTGACGCTGCCCATTTCAACGGGCCAGGAAGAATATCGCACAGCGGGCATGGAGACGATCAAGGCTGTCGAGCGCATCAAGAAAGAATTGCCGCTGGTGAAGACAATTCTCGGCGTCAGCAATATTTCGTTCGGGCTCGACGCGTATCCGCGGCGGGTGCTGAATTCCGTGTTTATGCACGAGGCGGTCGATCACGGGCTTGACATGGCCATCGTGAACTACACGAAAATTTATCCGCTGTACAAGATTCCGCAGGAAGAAGTGGAACTGG
Above is a window of Candidatus Sulfotelmatobacter sp. DNA encoding:
- the nuoI gene encoding NADH-quinone oxidoreductase subunit NuoI: MPVLKNIAAIAKGMSITFMEMFQPTTVENYPDGKGPLRGARIEARFRGAHVLQRDENGLEKCVACFLCAAACPSNCIYIEAAENTAENRVSGAERYAKVYNIDYNRCIFCGYCVEACPTDAITHGHGFELATFNASNLVYRKEQMLAPRPAHMGANIVFNQADVDGGAPKEMVHGS